Proteins from one Candidatus Methylomirabilis sp. genomic window:
- a CDS encoding radical SAM protein, whose translation MLPSYLPLSESGELARRAERLSAMLGACDICPKDCRVNRLRGEVGFCWSGADAVVSAVVPHFGEEPCLTGTGGAGNIFFGNCNMRCVYCQNWQISQDWKGQRRNTVPVEGLAKAMLALQERGCHNINLVSPTHFVPQIVAALALAAPRGLRLPLVYNTNAYDSVAVLRLLDGIVDIYLPDLKYSDNAAAKEYSVAGNYAEASRTALKEMYRQMGPDLLLDEAGLARRGLIIRHLILPNDIAGSRECLRFVAEELSPAVHLSIMAQYYPTNKAGRKDLISRKIRAREYAEVLEMLEEFGFENGWTQEFAATDIGRPDFASAAPFAWEGGSAPVTLTLPRGASPTP comes from the coding sequence ATGCTGCCGTCCTACCTGCCGCTCAGCGAGAGCGGGGAGTTGGCCCGCCGGGCCGAGCGCCTCTCGGCGATGCTCGGCGCCTGTGACATCTGCCCCAAGGACTGCCGCGTCAACCGCCTGCGGGGCGAGGTGGGGTTCTGCTGGAGCGGGGCGGATGCGGTGGTGAGCGCCGTCGTCCCCCACTTCGGCGAAGAGCCCTGCCTCACGGGAACGGGGGGGGCCGGCAATATCTTCTTCGGCAACTGCAACATGCGCTGCGTCTACTGCCAGAACTGGCAGATCAGCCAGGACTGGAAGGGCCAGCGGCGCAACACGGTCCCGGTCGAGGGGCTGGCGAAGGCCATGCTGGCCCTGCAGGAGCGGGGATGCCACAACATCAACCTGGTCTCCCCGACCCACTTCGTCCCGCAGATCGTGGCCGCCCTCGCCCTGGCCGCCCCCCGGGGGCTTCGCCTCCCGCTGGTCTACAACACCAACGCCTATGACAGCGTGGCGGTCCTCCGCCTCCTGGACGGGATCGTGGACATCTACCTGCCGGACCTGAAGTACAGCGACAACGCTGCGGCGAAGGAGTACTCGGTCGCGGGGAACTACGCAGAGGCCAGCCGGACCGCCCTGAAGGAGATGTACCGGCAAATGGGGCCCGACCTCCTCCTGGATGAGGCGGGCCTCGCCCGCCGGGGACTCATCATCCGGCACCTGATCCTGCCCAATGACATCGCGGGCAGCCGCGAGTGCCTGCGCTTCGTCGCCGAGGAACTCTCCCCGGCCGTCCATCTGAGCATCATGGCCCAGTACTACCCGACGAACAAGGCCGGCCGGAAGGACCTCATCAGCCGGAAAATCCGGGCGCGGGAGTACGCCGAGGTCCTGGAGATGCTGGAGGAGTTCGGCTTCGAGAACGGCTGGACCCAGGAGTTTGCCGCCACCGACATCGGCCGCCCCGACTTCGCCTCCGCCGCCCCCTTCGCTTGGGAGGGGGGCTCCGCCCCCGTCACGCTCACCCTCCCGCGCGGGGCCAGTCCCACCCCCTAG